In Halorhodospira halophila, the DNA window GCAAACCCTTGCGAATGATGTTTGGCACTACAGCCTCTCACGGTGTGGCGCGCAATAAGTCTCTGACGCGCAAAGAGAGCCGCCGCTAGTACCCGGGCTCAACCGGCCGTTACCTGTTTAACTTGGGGGGGCAGGTCCGTGCCGACTACCTTGAGACCATGCCGATGGCGGCATGACCATGCTTACGGGGTGTCCAGGGATCCGGGTGCGGTACAAGGTGAAGCCGCCGAGCCAAGCGAACGTCAGCGCGTAGTGCCAAATTTTAAGTGCGCTCCCGGCGCATCAATGAGTTATACGCGCGGCTGTTTAAGTTGGGGGGTCAACGTCCGGCGCTACCTCGAGGACGTGCTCGGGCGCATCCAGGACCACCCCGCCAACCGCATCAGAGAGCTGCTGCCCTACCACTGGAGCGATCCTCAGGCCGCATAAGCGAGTCTGCTCAGACTGCAGCGGCCGCTCCGGGCTATCCAGACGGGGTCAACCGGACGGGTACGACCGACTACGTACATAATCAGGTACTGGCAACTCTTTCTAGACTGTTAGTAACACCGTGTCACACCCATTCATTTGTTGACGCACACGTTATAAAGTTTTTCGATCGCGTGATCCTTTTTGGCTATGATGGTATCAAGTGTGTCGTAGGGAGCGTCGGTCTTAAGAGCGAGATGTATCGCGTGCGCTGCTTCTATGTTTGTTTTTGCTTTTCTAGACAAAGTGAGCAAAAAGGGTGTCGCGTTTATTGAGTTGGCAAGCAAAATTAGCTTTAATGAGCTGGTGGGCGAAGAAAAAGAGGCGTGTCTTTCGGTCAAGAGCACAGCTGGAGTGCCGCGTAGCCAGGAGTTAATGGCGCAGTGATAAGTGTCTGTGATAACGAACTTTGCATCTTGGAGTTCGGCTAGAGTGTGTTCAAAATGCTCAACGTTCCATGGGTTGGTCCTCCAGCCGCTTTTTCGTGTTGGCAGTTGAAAGACATTGGAGAGGTAATTGATTATTCTTGAGGAGTTAGCATGCTTGCGTTTTAAAACAAAACCTTTTGAGGCGAAAGAGCGCGATAATGCGATAAGAATGTGGTCTTTTTTTGGTGGTTGTGAGCAAGCTAGATTGCTATCTAGAAAAAAAGCTGGATCTAACGAAGGGGTGAGATCTCCATTTTTTGCTCTATAGGGAACAAGCGAGGCGAAATAGTCATAAGTAAAAACATCCCTAGGCATGACTAGAAGGCTAGAGGCCAGGAGATTGCGCGCCGCGTTCTTGTATCTATCTGATTTTGGTGCTTTATAACCAGCGTTCGGGAATGTGGAGCCACCAAACAGCACCGTTTTTTGGAGAAGCTCAGGTGATGTGTTTTCAAAGAGAAGGCATTTAAAACAACGGTCCAATGCCTTTTGATAGGTTGTTTGTTCCCGTTTCTGTAATCGGTTGGCGACGTCTAAAAGGTAAGTCTCGCATTGCAAAAAGTCGCCCCAAAAAAAAACGATATCGTAATTTTTTAGTTGGGATTCGGGGGCGACAAGTTGTTCATAGTGGAAGCCACCAAAATGAGGGAAGCATAGTGAATAGTCGGTTTCAATGCAGAAGTAGGTGCACGTCCACTCCGGGGCTATTCTGTTGATGATGTCCCGTGCAGCTATATTCACGGAGAGCATGCCGTGATTACCGTGTACAGGATAGGCAGTGACAAATGCTACGTGTTTCATGCGCGGTATAACCTCCGTGCTGTGTGCCGAGTTTTCTCCGTAAAGGGGTGTGTGTTATGGATGATACCCGAATTTTTTTATATCGTCTTCGTATAGTGTCTCGACCAAGGCCTTTGTGCGTGAATTGTAGGCACGAAAAAGAAGTTTCCGGGAAGTGCGGCGCCCAATGTTTTTGTAGGGTAAATGGCGGTCGTTCAAGCCGATGGCTGAGGCGATGCGCGCGAAGTCCTCCGGTAACCGTTCTAGGTAGGCGATATCGTCGAGCAGGACAGTTATTCCGTCCTGGTCGGTGATGTCGGGCCAAATCGGCGCAGTATGAGTGGCGATGTGCCGGTTTCGTTTTTCAGCCCAGATCTCCGGCAGGCTGCGGAGGAAGTACTCGAAACTGAAATAGGTCAGTGTGCGCCGCCAGAGCCGTGTGTGGCGGCTGTAGAGGTAGCGCCAGCAGGATAGTGCGCGGTCGTACGGGTTGCGCACGACGGCGAACTTGAACGTGTTACGGAAGCTCTCCTCGTCGTCGAAAAGGAAGCGCTTGGCAAAGAGCATACGTCGGTAATCGTACTCGCCAAGGGGGATGCGGAAGTTATTGAGGTTGTCGTTCCACTCGGCCCGGGGGAGCGCGATGAAAGGGGTTGGGTTGCTGCGGTCCGTCCGTTGGTAAGCATCGCCAAGGGCGGTGCGGATGCTCTGCCCGGCGGACTTCTTAATGTGCAGCCAGAAGAAGGGACGTACGCTTGTGTTGCTCACGACAGCTCCAGGTTCTGAGGAGTGTGGTGGGATTCGTCAAGATGGCGGAGGATGGAGCACCCTCGCGTCGCAGTGTACACTGCGCAACCATGAGCGTGAAACGAAAGGCCTATAGGGGTTGGCAGGCCCGCCTGGATGGGGCGGGGCGACGCTGGTCCGGCTGGCGCAAGCGTCGACACCCGTTCTACCGCATTTATGCCACCGACTGGGACGCGACCTTTCTCCCCGAGCTCGACCGGCGGATCGCTATCGCCCCTGCGCATCGACTGGTCTGGGTGCGGGTCCCGAAAGCGGCCAACTCCACGGTCGCGTGGACCTTGTGGCGTCTTTTAAACCCAGGCGCTCCATCGCCCAGTGGCCGGGATGAGGTCAAGCGCTGGTTCACTCGCCCGAGCGATCTGGATGCGCAGACCGTGCAGGCGCTCGGCGACTTTTATAAGTTCATCGTGGTCCGCAATCCCTTTACACGGGTGTTGGCCGCCTACTTGGAGAAGGCGGGGCACCGCAAGTACGGTTACAAAATCCGGCGGCGGGCGATTACCCCCGGTGAGCCGCCGGTGGGCTTCCGAGGGTTCTGCGAGTACCTTGCCGCCGGCGGGGTTAACGACGATCCGCACTGGTGTGTGCAGGCCCGGCTGTGTCCTTTCCCGATTGAGACACTGGATGATGTGGCCTACGTCGAGTCCCTCCAGGCGGATCTGGCCCGAATCGTCGCAGCACTGGCCCCGGGGCGTACCGATCCCTACGAGCTGGTGCCGGCGCTCGGCCATGCCACGGGGGCATCGACCAAGGTAGCTGCCTATTATGGTGAGCCGGAGCGGCGCCTCATCGCCCAGGCCTACGCTGAAGATTTCGAGCGCTTCGGCTACGATCCGGAGCGGCTGCCGGGATGATCCGGGATGGGTGGTCATGGCGCCGGGCGTGGCGTCATGTCCGGCAGCTGGCGGTAGACGATGAGGGGCTCGGGGTGGTGCGCAGACCACTTCCGGAAGGGGGGGGAGAGTATCTCGTGGCGTGCGGGGCCCTCCGGGATCCGGCGCGGTTCGGCGCCGCCTTGTCGGCTTGGCGTGCGCAGTTGCTCGAGGGTGAAGGCGAGTGCCTCAGCCGAACCCGCGCTCACACTGTCTTCCGGCTGGTGACCGCAGAGCACGGATCGGTGGTGCTCAAGCGCGTAGAGCCTGCCAAGCCCTATCGCCGCTATGCGATCCCCACCCTGCTTGCCGGTTGGCGCCTGCATCGTTCAGTTCCGGGTAGTGTGCCGGAGCCCCTTGGTGCCTTCGAGTGCTACAACCGCTGGGGTCGTTTGCAGGAGGCGTGGCTGGTCGCCCGTTACGAACCGGGCCATTCCCTGCGCACCCTGCTGCGTCAGCCGGGGCGTGGATCCATGACCGCTTTGGCCCGATCCCTGGGGGGCTACCTCGCCCAGGTCCACAATGCCGGTGTCCTGTTCCGCGACGCCCACCCAGCGAATGTGTTGGTTCGGAGCGCACCGCCCGCTGGAGAGCCGGCCTTTTCGTTGATCGATCTGGATGCGCTGCGGTTGGCGCGACCCTCGATGCTGGAGCGCGTGAAGCTATTGATGAAGCTCGGTCTGCCGGAGCCGGAGCAGCACGCCTTGATCGAAGGGTATTGGCAGGCAGCTGACCGTCAGCCAGCGCCCCTGGCGATCTGGTTTCTCGAAAGGGTCTACTATCCGTTCAAGCGGGTGCGTCGGCGCGTTGTCAGCTGGGCGAGGGGCCGGTGATGCGCATCCTGTTCCTGAACTCGGCCCGCAACTGGGGGGGCAACGAGAAGTGGGTGGCGCTGGCCGCCGAGACGCTGGCGATGGAGCATCAAGTCCATGCGGTCTATCGCCGGCCTGCGGTGGGGGACCGCCTGGCGGCGTTGCCGGGGGTGGCGACGATCCGTTGGCCGTTCCTCGCTTTCCTGGATGCCTGGACCCTGGTGCGGCTCGTGCGCTATATCCGCCGCGAGCGTATCGATGTCCTCATCCCCACAAAACGCAAAGACTATGTTCTGGCCGGTCTGGCGGCCCGGTGCACCGGCGCCTGTAACGTGCTGCGCCTGGGCATCGTGCGTGAGCTCCATCCGTGGACACACCAGCGCTGGGTCTATGGCCGGTGGGTGGACGGGCTCATCGTGAACGCGCCAAGCATTCGCGAGACAGCGCTGGCCTCGGGCCTATTGGCGCCGGAGCAGGTGGCGGTTATCCCGAATGGCGTGGATGGGGATGCCGTGGCCGCAGCCGCAGCCGCTCGTTGCGAGCCGCCGTTCCCCTTTACCGTGGTGACGGTGGGCAAGCTCACCGAGCGCAAGGACATTGCCACGCTGCTGCGAGGCTTCGCAGCTTTCCTCCAGGCGGCCCCCGAGGCCGGTCTGGTCATCGTGGGTGAGGGGGTAGAGCGCGAGCGTCTGGAGGGCTTGGTGAAGGCGTTGGGGATCGCCGATCAGGTCCAGTTTCGCGGCTATCAGGCGAACCCATATCTCGAGATGGCGGCGGCCCATGCCTTCGTCAGCACCTCCCGCAACGAAGGGTTTCCCAACACCGTGATCGAAGCCCTCTACCTGGGTGTGCCGGTGATTGCCACCGCTGCCGGAGGCACCTGGGAGTGGTTGACCCCGGAGCGGGATGGTCTGCCCATCCCCTTCGACGACCCCGCGGCTGTGGCCTCGGCGCTGAGTGCGCTCCGTGCCGAGCCGATGCGTCGACAAGCATTGGCGGCCCAGGGGCAAGAGACCGCCCGGGCGCGTTTCGATGTCCGGCGGATGGGGGAGCGGGTTAGCGCGTTTCTGTCGCAGGTGTGTGGAGAAGGGCGCTAAGCTGTCGAACGTAATTATCCATATGGAAACGCTGAAACGCCCATTGACTGGCTGCGCTGCCGTGGGTTTGTCGCATCGTTTCGTGCTCGGCGTAGCGTTGGATTGCGGCGGCGATCGCTTCCGGGGCCACGCCTTTCGGCTCCCCCAGTGTGTCCGTGCTCGGGTCGTAGACCCACCGAGGTAGGCGTGCTGCTGCCACATCACAGTTGATTAGATCCTGGGTAGTCAGCGAAGGCCGGATGACGGTGCCTGTCTCTCCAGCATGCACCGTCTCCGGAAGTCCATCCACACCGCTGACTACGACCGGCACTCCCCAGGCTTGCGCCTCGATGCTGACCAGCCCAAACGACTCACGCAGCGAGGGGCAGAGGAGCAGGTCGAGGCCGCCATAGAAGCTCGCCATATCCGAGATATTGCCGTGGAAGCGCACGACTTGTCCCAACCCCAAACGTTCCGCGAGCTGCTCCAGGCGCGGACGCTCCGGCCCGTCGCCGGCAACCTCCATGCACAGCGCAACGCTTTTCCTCTGCAGGATGCGCGCGGCGTGCAGGGCGAGTTCGAAGCCCTTGAACGGTTCACAGCGACCCACCAGGCCTACGCGTAGTGGGTTGGCCTGGTCGCGCGGTGGTGCCGCACGGGGTGCCGAAGGCGCGGCCTCTGGCCGAAGCGGGTTGAGCAGAACCGTCGTTGGTCGATCGAGTCCCCAGCCTAGTTCTAGCACGCGCTTGGCAGCGGCTGAATTCGTGATCACCTGATCGGCCCAGGGTAACCCCTTGGCGAGGCGTCCGCCCGGCTCGCTGCGCCAGGCAGACCCGTGCTCCATGTAAATAATCCGAATGCCCTCGACACGCAGCGTCTTGAGGACCGGCTCAGAGGGCCACAACCCCCAGAGCAGGGCAGCAGCGGGTTGACCGTTGTGTTGCAGGCGACGCCGCAGGATTTGCTGATGGAGCCATCCCTTTTCCCGCAGTCGTACAGGGCCCCAACGTTTCAGGGGGCACAGTGCCAATCCCTGGGGTGGCCATTGGCTCTTCCATTGCGGGTGAAGGTGATCGGTCAGCGTGAGTCCCCCATGATCCCGGTCCGGGTGCAGGCGGCGGGCAACACTGAGCATCATCGATTCCACGCCGCCGACCTGGCCGAGGTTAACCAAATGAGCGATCGGTGCGGGGTTCAGCGCAGTGTGATCACGGTTCATTGGGATCCTTGATCTTCGATAGACCCTCGCAGCCAACGAGCCAGGTTCCGGCCATGGCGCAAGGGGTCGTAGAGCCGAGCGAAGTACGCGCCGCCCGTCTGTGCAATGCGCCGACGTCCTTCCGGGTCTTCAAGGTAGGCGCGCAGCGTATCGAGGAGGCTGTCGTAGTCGTCGAAGGCGACATAATCGCGCCCGTCCACTGGCATCTCGTGCAGCCAGATGTCACGCAGGCTGGGCGCGCTGACCATGAAGGCTTTGGCCTGCCATAGCTCCAGGTGACGGGCTGTAACCGGTCCATAGCCGTCGAGGGCGAGGTTGATGCGAGCGCGGCAGATGGCCTCGCGGTAGCCCGTGCCCTTGACCCGGGGGCCGCGCAATGTCTCGGGGACATCGGCCTCTGCCCGTGGGCGGGGCTGAAGGCCGCCCAGTGCATTCAGCTCGGAGGCTACAATCCGCGACCAGGCCTGCTCGCGGACGTCGTTGGCCTCATTGACTCGGCCGGCGAAAAAGACATCGTGCTGCTTGTCCGCCTCCGGCTCGCTGCAGCCCGGTCCTTCTTCCGGGCCCCCGAAGGGGCAGCCGGCCAGCGTCGGACGGATCTTGTCGCGGTTCTCAGTGCGCAGCGGGTAGCGTTCCAAGTCCCAATAAGGCTCTCGTTTCAACAGCAGATCGAAGGCGTCGACAATCTCTTCCGTCGGCATGTGCGCTGGATGGGCGCTGCCTAGGAAGAGGGCTTTCGGCCCCGGGAAGCGGTCCACCATGGCGTGGACGTAGGCCTGATCGTCCCACCAGTCCCCTAGCGCCTTGGCGTTGACCACCAAGGCATCGAAGCGGTGGAGCCAGCGCCGGGGCAGGCGGCGCAGCCACGGCGCCGCCAGGGTGGTGACGGCACACCCTGCGCGCAGGGACTGCTCGAAGAAGGTATCCTGCTGCTGCGGCATGCGCCACCACTTGCGCAGTCGTACCAGTGCGTGCTCGTTGCGCTCTGGGGAGCGGCGCAGATAGCAGACATTCAGGGTCATATACGGTCCGATGGCGTGCTCCGGAGACGGCCGTAGGCTACCACGTTGGCGTGTGCCGATGCCTGTAGTAGCTTGCCCGCCTGTCCACCGCTACCGGGAACGTGCCGATGAAGGTCCTCTACACCGCCGCCTACGCCGCCGGCAGCACCCGTGCGCGAATGCTCAACGTCGTCCGAACCGGGGAGAGCTTCGCGGCCGTGGCCGACGAAGCGGTGCTGCTCACTCGCCGCGGTCCGGTGCGGGATCGCGCGACCCTTAACGAGCAGTACGCGGTCGGTTCGGGCTTTCGCTGGATCCAGGTCCCCGGTTGGATGGAGCGCTCCGTCTTCCCGCCGCTCGTGCTCCCCTGGATCCTGCGCGAGCGGCCGGATGTCGTGGTCGCCCGCCACTGGACCCTGCCGCTGTGGACGGCGCGGCTGGGCATCCCCAGCATCCTGGAGGCACATGACCTGAAAGGGGCGCGTCCGCCGCTCATACGGCGGTACATCCGCGCCGCTGCGCGCGGTTCTGCCTTCTGCGGCATCGTCACGAATTCCGATGCGCACCTCCGGGCCTACCAAGAAGCCGGGTTCCCGGCGGCGCGTCTAATTGCGACGCCTTGTGCCGTACAAATCGAGGCCTTCACCCTTCCTGAGTCTCTGCCTGCGGATCCGTACCCGGCCAACGGCCGTCCCCGTGCCGTCTACGCCGGCCATCTCTACGACCACAAGGGCATCCCGCAGATCCTCGAGGCCGCGGCACAGGTCCCCGAGGTGGACTTCCACCTGGTCGGTGGGACAGCGGAGGACCTTGAGCAAGTGCGCGCGCGCATCGCCGAGCATGGCCTGGCAAATTGCCATCTCCACGGTATGCAACCGAGCCGGGATGTGCCGCGTTGGCTCTGGCACGCCGATGTGCTGCTGTTGCCCCCGCCGGAGGGCGAAAGCCCGTTAAAGCTGGCCGAGTACCTGGCGTCCGGGCGGCCGGTGGTGGCCGCGGATCAACCCGGGTTGCGCGCGCTCGTCAGCGAGCGTGAGGTCTTCTGGGCGCAGGCTGGGGACGGAGGCGCGCTGGCTGAAGCCGTGCGGCAGGCGTTGGCGCAACCCGATGCGGCTGCTGCGCGTGCTACCGCCGGCCAGGCGCTAGCGCAGACGTGGTCGTACCCGCAGCGGGCTCGGCAGATGCTGGCGCTCTGGCGGCCGGAGTTGGTCCCGACGGAGGCGTGAGGCGCGGCCCGCGAGCGGTGGCGGTGATCGCGGCCAGCGCCGCCTTGCTTGTGGCGGTAGCTCATGACGGCCTTGGTCAGCTCTGAGAGACTGCCCTTGAGAGTACCATCTGCCGGTCCAGCGCCGCTGCGATCTCCCGCGTCAGCCGCCGTTGCCAGCGGCCCCCGCGCAGGCCCGCTGCAGCGGCCCAGTGATCCACGAACGCCGAAGCCAGCTCGGGTGAAAGCCCTGGGGCGCCTCGTTTCGCGACTTGGCGCGCGGTACTCAGCGCAAACTTCTTGAGGCGATGGGACTGCACCGGCCGCGGTACCCAGGGTACCGGATAGATGCTCTCCAGATCGATGAACCACGGATCCGCGGGGTTGCCGTCACGGAGGATGAAGTTGCGCGCTGCTGGATCGGCGTGGAAGCCCTGGGCTCGGGTCAACTGACCCCACGCCGATGCGACCGCTTGCACGGCGGTGATCCGCTCTGCTGCGTCTGTGTGGTCGATCAGGTACCGCTCCAGGGTCGGTCCAGGGATCGCCTCCAGCCCCAGGGAGCCGGTGGGCAGCCAGCGGCTACCGCCCAGGGCGGCGAACAGGGGCCGGGCGAGTGGCAGCCCCGCGGCGCGGAACTGCTCGGCATCGTGGTAGATGCGTACCACGCTGCGCAGCCGGTGGCGCAGCGTGTCGCGCAGGCTGGCGTGGTAGAACTCCTTGACATAAAACGCCTCGCCGGCATCGTTGGCGAGCTGCCAGATCCGGGTCTTGCCGCTTCGCCAGGGGCGGGCACCCTCGGCTATGGCCGTGCAGAAATGCTGCAGCTGCCGGCGGTCACCGGCAACGAGGCGGAAGCAGAGGGGGTCTGGCTGTCTCCGGGCGGTGGTGTTATCGCGGTCCATGGGGCCTGCGGGATCCGTTCGTGTGACCCTAGATTGTAACGGCAAAGCAGCAGGCGCTGTCGTCGGTCGGCCGCCCCACGCGGGCTGTCCGCACATTGGCGTAGGCTAAGGTTGCGCCAGACCCCCTCGGGCGCCTCAAGTACCGAACACTTCGGCCTATCCGCAGCACCCCCCGCTGCAGCGCAAAGCCCAGCCCGTCAGGGATCTGCGAAGGCCTGTGGCCCCGCTGGAGGCAACGCACCGCAACGCGAGACAAGGCGGCGGCGGCGCTGATCCGCGCCCGGGTGCTGAGTCGTGTCAGCACCGCTGACCCCGTCACCGTGACAGCGCAACCGCCCCGGGGGCCAGTGACCCGAGTGGGGCCGCTGCGTGGTGGCAGCGCCGCGTGCGCTCGGCCTGCTGAGGGCGGTCAGCGGTGGCGTCTGGCCGGGGGGTTGCGGTTGGCCGAGCCATCGTAGCGCCGGGTGCCCAGGTTGCTCGGGGGCGGATTCTGGCTTTCTTGCGCGGTAGGTGTATACCTGTACACTAGTGGTCAGCGTTCACGGACGATAGTGGGAAGGGTGCGCCATGGCGAGCTTCTGCATTCGGCCCAATGGCACGATTCAGTACGACCTGTGCATCTACGGCCGCCGGTTCCGGGAAAGCTCGGGGCTGCGTGATACCCCCGAGAATCGGCGACGCGTGCGCCGGAATCTGCGCAAGATCAACGCCGAGTTGGAGATGGGCACCTTCGACTACGCGGCCTGGTTCCCGCAAAGCCGCAAGCTCGAGCGCGCGCAGCGCTGGATCCGGGAGCGGGGCTCGCGTGCTCCGGGGCGGCGCTTCGCGGACTATGCGCGGCAGTGGCTGGCGCTGCACGAGGGCGAGTGGAAGGAGAGCTACCGGCGACGCGTCGAGGGCGTGATCCATCAGTACCTCATCCCGCACTTCGGCGACTGGCCGCTCGATCAGATCACCGAGCGCTCCGTGCGCGCCTTCCGACAGGGGCTCATTGAGCAAACGGACGCCTGCGGCAAGCGGCGGCTGAGCAACGCACGGATCAATTTCATCCTCTCGCCGCTATCCGGCATCCTGCGCTTTGCCGAGCGGGAGCTGGGGATGCCCTCACCGATGGCCGGGCTGCCGCCCCTGCGCGATGACCGCAACGACCCGATGCCGCTGACCGCCGAGCAGGTCAACGCCTTTTTGGAGGTGGTCGACCCGCGCCTGCGGCTGTACTTCAAGCTGCGCTTCTACACGGGGCTGCGCTCCTGCGAGGTCAACGGCCTCAAGGTCAAGTACCTCGACCTGGAGCGTCGCCAGCTCCGGGTCCGCGAGGCGCGCGTCGATGGTCGGCAGACGACGCTCAAGCACCCGAAGACCCGGCGCGAGATCCCGCTCTCGCCGAAGCTGGCCGCGGAACTGGGTCAGCATGTGGCCACCAAGGCGGCCGAGGACTACGTTTTCGTGCGCGAGGACGGGCGGGCGATCGAGTCGAGCTGGGTGGCGGAGCAGCACTGGAACCCGACGTTGCGCCGGCTCGGCCTCGCTGCTCGTCGGTAAGCGTTCATTCCAAGGCGTTGTTCCGGGCCTGTGGTGAGCTGGGTAATCTGCGTTCATCCGATCGCAGACAGGAGCACCGAGATGCCCCACGCCCGCAGAAGCCGCTCCCGCCGGACAGCCGCCGAATGGCAGGCTTTGATCCAGCGTTACGCCCAAGGGGACCTGACGTTGCGCGCCTTCTGCGCGCAAGAGGGTGTGGCCGAAAGCACGTTCACCGCCTGGCGTCGACGCCTTCAGGCCGCTGCGGTGGCACCGAAACCGGCCGAGGTGGCGGAGCCGGCGCCTTCGGCGCTCGAGCCCGCAGGCGGTCTGTTCGCCGAGCTTTCGTTACCGGGTAGCCCGTCAACGGACGCCCCCGGCCAGGGTGAGCAGGACACCCCGCCCTGGGAGGTGGAGCTGGACCTCGGCGCCGGCGTCTGCCTGCGGATCCGGCGAGCTCCGGGGTGCTGACGCCGCCGCGGCGCCTGTGGCTGTGCACTCGGGCGACGGACATGCGCTGCTCGTTCGATGGTCTTGCCGCACTGGTGCGTCGCCACCTCGGCCGGGATCCGCTCAGTGGCCAGGGGTTCATCTTCATCAATCGCCGGCGCACCCTGATGAAGCTGCTCTACTTCGACGGCGACGGCTACTGCGTGTGGAGCAAACGCCTGGAGCAGGGTCAGTTCGGCGTGGGGGGTGCTCAGGCACAGGTCCTGGAGGCGCTGAGCTGGACGCAGTTCGCCGCATTGCTCGAGGGACTGGATCTGACCATCCGTAGCCGACGAAAAAGGTGGCATAAAGACCCCCGCTCGGGGGTGGAAGCCGGTATAATGGACCGGTGATTTGCGAAGGGAATCAGCCCCTTGTCGAATGCCATCTGTGCCACTGAGCACGCCCGGATTGTTGCCGAGAATCAGGCCCTGCACGGCGAGCTCAAGGAGCTGCGCCGCCAGCTCGCCTGGTTCAAACGCCAGCTCTTCGGCGAGAAGTCTGAACGCCACCAGATCCTCGATCCGGCCGTGCAAGCGAACCTGTTCGACCCGGCGGCCACGCCGGTGCCCGAGCAGCAAGAGCGTGAGAAGATCACCTACACCCGCAGGAAGGGCAAGAACCGCGACAACGCCGCCAACGACACGGGGCTGCGCTTTGACGACAGCGTCCCGAGGCGGGTCATTGAGGTGCCCCCGCCCGCAGGCCGGGAGAGCGATGAGGTCGTGGCCACGCGCACGACGTTCCGCCTCGCGCAGCGCCGGGCAGGCTACGAGATCCTCGAGTACCGCCACCCGGTTCTCAAGGAGCGCAGCAGCGGCGCGCTCACGAGTGTCCCGGCGCCGCGCAACGTCTTCGAGGGCAGTGTCTTTGATGTCAGCTTCGCCGCCGGGGTGCTGGTCGACAAGTTTTGCTACCACCTGCCGCTGTACCGACAGGCTCAGCGCCTGAGTCAGGCCGGCATCCAGGTGGCGCGCAGCTCGCTGACCGCCGTCGTAGCGCGCGCCAGTCCACTGCTCGCCCCGATCGCACAGGCACAGCTGGCGCACGTGCTCAGCGGCGGGGTGCTGGCCATGGACGAGACGCCGATCAAGGCCGGGCGCAAGGGCCCGGGCAAGATGCACCAGGGCTACTTCTGGCCGCTGTACGGTGAGAGCGACGAGATCTGCTTTACCTTCAGCCCCAGCCGTGGCGGCGCGCACATCGAACGCACCCTGGCCGGTCGCTTCCACGGGGTGCTGCTCACCGACGGCTACGCGGCCTACGAGCGATACGCCGCCGGACAGCCGCAGATCATCCACGCCCAGTGCTGGTCACACATGCGCCGCCAGTTCGAGCGGGCCCTGGACAGCGACCCGGCAGCGCGCGAAGCTCTGGAGCAGATCGCAGCGCTCTACGACCGGGAGCAATCGATCCGTGCGCGTGGACTCCACGGCGAGGACAAACGCCAGGCGCGCCAGGAGCAGTGCGCTGCGCTGGTGCGCGACTTCTGGCAATGGTGTGATGCGCAGCTCCAGCGCATGGATCTTGAGCCGCGCCACCCGCTGCTCAAGGCGCTGGGGTATGTGCGCGAGCGCCAGTCGGCCCTGGCCGTCTTCCTGGAACACCCGGATGTCCCCATCGACACGAACCACCTGGAGCGGGGGCTGCGCCCCATCCCCATGGGTCGGCGCAACTGGTTATTCTGCTGGAGCGAGGTCGGTGCCGAGCACGTGGCCACCATCCAGACGCTGCTGGTGACCTGTCGGCTGCAGGGCGTGGATCCGACCACGTACCTGATCGATGTGCTCCAGCGCGTCGGCATGCACCCGGCGGCCCGGGTCGAGGAGCTCACGCCGCGGTGTTGGAAAACCCGGTTCGCTGATGCGCCGCTGCGCTCGGATGTAGAGCCTTAGACACCACTGCCTCCCCAGTCCATAGTTAGCCAGCGAGAGCCGGTTGAA includes these proteins:
- a CDS encoding transposase domain-containing protein — protein: MSYTRGCLSWGVNVRRYLEDVLGRIQDHPANRIRELLPYHWSDPQAA
- a CDS encoding polysaccharide pyruvyl transferase family protein → MKHVAFVTAYPVHGNHGMLSVNIAARDIINRIAPEWTCTYFCIETDYSLCFPHFGGFHYEQLVAPESQLKNYDIVFFWGDFLQCETYLLDVANRLQKREQTTYQKALDRCFKCLLFENTSPELLQKTVLFGGSTFPNAGYKAPKSDRYKNAARNLLASSLLVMPRDVFTYDYFASLVPYRAKNGDLTPSLDPAFFLDSNLACSQPPKKDHILIALSRSFASKGFVLKRKHANSSRIINYLSNVFQLPTRKSGWRTNPWNVEHFEHTLAELQDAKFVITDTYHCAINSWLRGTPAVLLTERHASFSSPTSSLKLILLANSINATPFLLTLSRKAKTNIEAAHAIHLALKTDAPYDTLDTIIAKKDHAIEKLYNVCVNK
- a CDS encoding sulfotransferase family 2 domain-containing protein, with translation MSNTSVRPFFWLHIKKSAGQSIRTALGDAYQRTDRSNPTPFIALPRAEWNDNLNNFRIPLGEYDYRRMLFAKRFLFDDEESFRNTFKFAVVRNPYDRALSCWRYLYSRHTRLWRRTLTYFSFEYFLRSLPEIWAEKRNRHIATHTAPIWPDITDQDGITVLLDDIAYLERLPEDFARIASAIGLNDRHLPYKNIGRRTSRKLLFRAYNSRTKALVETLYEDDIKKFGYHP
- a CDS encoding sulfotransferase family protein, with amino-acid sequence MSVKRKAYRGWQARLDGAGRRWSGWRKRRHPFYRIYATDWDATFLPELDRRIAIAPAHRLVWVRVPKAANSTVAWTLWRLLNPGAPSPSGRDEVKRWFTRPSDLDAQTVQALGDFYKFIVVRNPFTRVLAAYLEKAGHRKYGYKIRRRAITPGEPPVGFRGFCEYLAAGGVNDDPHWCVQARLCPFPIETLDDVAYVESLQADLARIVAALAPGRTDPYELVPALGHATGASTKVAAYYGEPERRLIAQAYAEDFERFGYDPERLPG
- a CDS encoding lipopolysaccharide kinase InaA family protein, which gives rise to MTAEHGSVVLKRVEPAKPYRRYAIPTLLAGWRLHRSVPGSVPEPLGAFECYNRWGRLQEAWLVARYEPGHSLRTLLRQPGRGSMTALARSLGGYLAQVHNAGVLFRDAHPANVLVRSAPPAGEPAFSLIDLDALRLARPSMLERVKLLMKLGLPEPEQHALIEGYWQAADRQPAPLAIWFLERVYYPFKRVRRRVVSWARGR
- a CDS encoding glycosyltransferase; protein product: MRILFLNSARNWGGNEKWVALAAETLAMEHQVHAVYRRPAVGDRLAALPGVATIRWPFLAFLDAWTLVRLVRYIRRERIDVLIPTKRKDYVLAGLAARCTGACNVLRLGIVRELHPWTHQRWVYGRWVDGLIVNAPSIRETALASGLLAPEQVAVIPNGVDGDAVAAAAAARCEPPFPFTVVTVGKLTERKDIATLLRGFAAFLQAAPEAGLVIVGEGVERERLEGLVKALGIADQVQFRGYQANPYLEMAAAHAFVSTSRNEGFPNTVIEALYLGVPVIATAAGGTWEWLTPERDGLPIPFDDPAAVASALSALRAEPMRRQALAAQGQETARARFDVRRMGERVSAFLSQVCGEGR
- a CDS encoding glycosyltransferase family 4 protein — translated: MNRDHTALNPAPIAHLVNLGQVGGVESMMLSVARRLHPDRDHGGLTLTDHLHPQWKSQWPPQGLALCPLKRWGPVRLREKGWLHQQILRRRLQHNGQPAAALLWGLWPSEPVLKTLRVEGIRIIYMEHGSAWRSEPGGRLAKGLPWADQVITNSAAAKRVLELGWGLDRPTTVLLNPLRPEAAPSAPRAAPPRDQANPLRVGLVGRCEPFKGFELALHAARILQRKSVALCMEVAGDGPERPRLEQLAERLGLGQVVRFHGNISDMASFYGGLDLLLCPSLRESFGLVSIEAQAWGVPVVVSGVDGLPETVHAGETGTVIRPSLTTQDLINCDVAAARLPRWVYDPSTDTLGEPKGVAPEAIAAAIQRYAEHETMRQTHGSAASQWAFQRFHMDNYVRQLSALLHTPATETR